The proteins below are encoded in one region of Candidatus Culexarchaeum yellowstonense:
- a CDS encoding ATP-binding protein, with protein sequence MSDIHEGLDKLGYVVGEASPTYFYFIVDEGKYPPRWEYVVVRSLENVDGNDVDVMVVAQICEIVSSSLALDLSSKPRHEAVERIVKAGLVDRRILAKARVLGFNYNGEVLQPRRAVHPGNEVYRAPSSILKEFYSYPDSESLHIGSLINRVDVPVSISIRGFRRHMAILAQTGAGKSYAAGVLLEELLKKGATAIVLDPHADHVFLSRSKSSGFYSKRVTVFRTPESSGRYNAADIGSISTYEIKFSDLSVDDIATICGIEERWTNIISAIENTIKRVMDRMGDSYGLGDLIKALESSDNEDCMRALKYVRKLQRIRVFGDATTNILNILKPKHISIIDLSGLDDEVSDYIAFKLLSDTFNAIRSQRYSYPVFIVIEEAHRFVPNKESTLSKSIIKRIAAEGRKFGLFLIIISQRPSKIDPDVLSQCNSQMILRITNPEDQEAVRVSSERMSEDLLRDLPGLNVGEAVIVGEVVKAPVMVRIRPRETMEGGADIDVVSKLAEASREAEESEKRLVERVDEERKHIKELIEG encoded by the coding sequence GTGTCAGATATCCATGAAGGTTTGGATAAACTTGGATATGTTGTGGGTGAGGCTAGCCCCACATACTTTTACTTCATAGTTGATGAGGGTAAGTATCCCCCGAGGTGGGAGTATGTTGTTGTGAGATCTTTGGAGAATGTGGATGGCAATGATGTTGATGTTATGGTTGTAGCTCAGATATGTGAGATAGTGTCCTCAAGTTTAGCTTTGGATCTCTCTTCAAAACCTAGGCATGAAGCTGTTGAGAGAATTGTTAAAGCTGGACTTGTGGATAGGAGGATCCTTGCTAAAGCTAGGGTTTTGGGGTTCAATTATAATGGTGAAGTCCTACAGCCTAGGAGGGCTGTCCACCCTGGAAATGAAGTTTATAGGGCACCATCAAGTATCCTAAAGGAATTCTACTCATATCCAGATTCAGAAAGTCTACATATTGGTTCATTGATAAATAGGGTTGATGTTCCAGTAAGCATATCCATTAGGGGGTTTAGGAGGCATATGGCAATATTGGCTCAGACTGGTGCTGGGAAGAGCTATGCAGCAGGGGTTTTATTGGAGGAGTTGTTGAAGAAGGGGGCTACTGCAATAGTTCTAGATCCACATGCAGATCACGTCTTCCTCTCACGTAGCAAGAGTAGCGGTTTTTACTCCAAGAGGGTTACTGTATTTAGAACTCCTGAGAGTAGTGGGAGATATAATGCTGCTGATATAGGTTCTATCTCCACATATGAGATTAAGTTTTCAGATTTAAGCGTTGACGATATAGCCACAATTTGCGGTATAGAGGAGAGGTGGACCAACATAATTTCAGCCATAGAAAATACCATTAAAAGAGTTATGGATAGGATGGGGGATTCATATGGCTTGGGGGATTTAATCAAAGCTTTAGAATCCAGTGATAATGAAGATTGTATGAGGGCATTGAAGTATGTTAGGAAACTTCAGAGAATTAGGGTTTTTGGCGATGCAACCACAAATATATTAAACATACTCAAACCAAAGCATATCTCAATTATTGATTTGTCAGGTTTGGATGATGAAGTTTCCGATTACATTGCATTTAAACTTTTAAGCGACACTTTCAATGCCATTAGATCGCAAAGATATTCATATCCAGTTTTCATAGTTATTGAGGAGGCTCATAGATTTGTTCCAAACAAGGAGTCTACCCTTTCAAAGAGCATTATTAAGCGCATAGCTGCTGAAGGTAGAAAGTTCGGCTTATTCCTCATAATCATAAGTCAGAGACCTTCAAAGATAGATCCAGACGTTTTAAGTCAATGTAATAGTCAAATGATCTTGAGGATAACGAATCCTGAGGATCAGGAGGCTGTTAGGGTTAGCTCTGAGAGGATGAGTGAAGACTTGCTTAGAGATCTCCCTGGATTAAATGTTGGTGAAGCGGTGATAGTTGGGGAGGTTGTTAAGGCTCCAGTCATGGTGAGGATTAGGCCTAGGGAGACTATGGAGGGTGGTGCAGATATAGATGTTGTTTCAAAACTTGCTGAAGCTTCAAGGGAGGCTGAGGAGAGTGAGAAGAGGTTGGTGGAGAGGGTGGATGAGGAGCGTAAACATATTAAGGAATTAATTGAAGGATAA
- a CDS encoding ECF transporter S component yields the protein MSEISVPQRIPYSLKIVLTSLCAALYAIGSYFTAYIQSPWGMGQFRPAVIIPALFATLFGPWVAGVGAAVGTLICDSVKHGTLYLGSLIAAVPGNFIGFSIFGYITHRRFSWEKFILASNVALIVGNLITAFLYIFAYKFLFAQALVMPFESLTILSLGLTLFWFITMLPFVLLITPPLIRIISTAFPSIVPMDVREASIKSALPRRSFGLALISSGVFALLIGILISFSPLGIYLSTTFRGYFPPLVMDLFQLLLYLCGIVLSLLGFGVLSLNIVSRR from the coding sequence ATGTCTGAAATTAGTGTTCCTCAAAGGATTCCATATTCATTGAAGATTGTTTTGACATCGCTTTGCGCAGCCCTCTACGCCATAGGCTCTTACTTTACAGCTTATATTCAGTCTCCATGGGGGATGGGGCAGTTTCGTCCAGCAGTTATAATCCCCGCATTGTTTGCAACTCTATTTGGCCCTTGGGTTGCAGGTGTTGGTGCAGCAGTGGGCACTCTTATATGTGATTCCGTTAAGCATGGTACCCTTTATCTTGGTAGCCTCATTGCCGCCGTCCCCGGGAATTTCATAGGTTTCTCTATTTTCGGTTATATTACCCATAGAAGGTTTAGTTGGGAGAAGTTTATTTTGGCTTCAAATGTTGCTTTGATCGTTGGGAACCTAATAACGGCTTTCCTATATATATTTGCATACAAGTTCCTCTTTGCTCAAGCTCTTGTAATGCCATTCGAATCTCTAACGATTCTATCCCTTGGATTGACTCTCTTCTGGTTCATAACTATGCTACCATTCGTTCTACTAATTACACCTCCATTGATACGAATAATTTCCACAGCATTCCCAAGTATAGTTCCCATGGATGTTAGGGAGGCTTCCATTAAAAGTGCTCTTCCAAGGAGGAGTTTTGGCTTAGCATTAATTTCCTCTGGGGTATTTGCATTGTTAATTGGCATATTAATATCCTTCTCCCCATTGGGCATCTATCTATCCACAACTTTTAGAGGCTACTTTCCACCATTGGTTATGGATTTATTTCAGCTCCTCTTATACCTGTGTGGAATTGTTCTTTCATTGCTTGGTTTTGGTGTGTTGAGTTTGAATATTGTTAGTAGGAGGTAG
- a CDS encoding MBL fold metallo-hydrolase has translation MEITKHIELVDGSFCNVYIVKVIGGYVLIDAGDANNAMKVLGYLNGRGMRNEDCKGIIVTHHHRDHIGCLAELKETLKTKVIAHKLETPYIDGRVKSQRTAGVKYVNVDVEVDDGDIVYGMKVIHTPGHTPGSICLHHQEDKALFVGDLMVNENNVLKEIPTHYSMNPDQNRESIEKIYRELNFEIALPSHGQPITSKARERIGELIKTFKQTTSY, from the coding sequence ATGGAAATAACCAAACACATAGAACTAGTCGATGGCTCATTTTGCAATGTATACATAGTAAAAGTAATTGGGGGATACGTACTCATAGACGCTGGAGACGCAAACAATGCAATGAAAGTTCTTGGATACCTTAATGGGAGAGGAATGAGGAATGAAGATTGTAAAGGGATAATAGTTACACATCACCATCGTGACCACATAGGATGCCTAGCGGAATTAAAGGAAACACTTAAAACAAAGGTTATAGCCCACAAACTGGAAACACCATACATAGATGGTAGAGTGAAAAGCCAGAGAACTGCAGGAGTTAAATATGTGAATGTAGACGTTGAAGTTGATGATGGAGACATCGTATATGGAATGAAAGTTATACATACTCCAGGGCATACCCCTGGAAGCATATGCCTCCACCATCAAGAGGATAAAGCTTTATTCGTGGGAGATTTAATGGTGAATGAAAATAACGTTTTAAAGGAGATACCAACACACTACTCCATGAACCCAGATCAAAACAGAGAATCAATAGAAAAGATTTACAGGGAATTGAACTTTGAAATCGCATTACCAAGCCATGGACAACCAATAACATCAAAAGCTAGAGAAAGGATTGGAGAATTAATCAAAACGTTTAAGCAAACTACCTCCTACTAA
- a CDS encoding cupin domain-containing protein has translation MGVEKLFSNGKSIVLLNSNDRRIGIVLLKPGEDVGFHGEGVFEEKLYVLRGRGKAVIGNSEKDFGEGEIVHINSCKHNVINCGNDILIYVYDCIVKR, from the coding sequence ATGGGAGTTGAAAAACTGTTTTCCAATGGTAAATCCATAGTGCTATTGAATTCCAATGATAGGAGGATTGGCATTGTATTACTTAAACCTGGTGAAGATGTTGGTTTTCATGGTGAGGGGGTTTTTGAGGAGAAGCTATATGTTTTGAGGGGTAGGGGGAAGGCAGTTATTGGTAATTCTGAGAAAGATTTTGGTGAGGGGGAGATTGTACACATAAACTCTTGCAAACATAACGTGATCAATTGCGGCAATGACATTTTAATATACGTCTATGATTGTATAGTGAAACGCTAA
- a CDS encoding DNA repair exonuclease: MAHISDTHLGYRQYNLDERESDFYEVFNEAVDAILREDVDIVIHSGDLFDSPLPPIKALKTFRDAVRKISDKAKFISVLGDHDMPRRRGLYPHSLFDNVRVLGLGCLEHMDFNGLLVAGISNIRGRGVDLLREEIRKFDKISSGYRKSILVMHQAIDRYLPFEGAYEVREDELPRAASYYAFGHIHSRILVRFGGGFLAYAGSTEINSKSDIPSWRKDGKGFFLVDFDGDEPKVQKVDLNVRPQIDLELEVMDRGGLSNALKALNENLASTSKLSNKLPIIHLNIKCRDVERQSVMGKINDAIKGRILTSRISFVEEASLPSIAAIKGGIDQRGLIGEILKRYGLSDEKIIGLALELQDLLVNDEVDEAINVVRKFFGVDV, from the coding sequence ATAGCGCATATTTCTGATACCCATTTGGGGTATAGGCAGTATAATCTTGATGAGAGGGAATCTGATTTCTATGAGGTATTTAATGAAGCTGTTGATGCTATTCTTAGGGAGGATGTTGACATAGTTATTCATTCAGGAGACCTATTCGACTCCCCACTACCACCAATAAAAGCCCTCAAAACATTTAGGGATGCTGTTAGGAAGATTTCAGATAAGGCTAAATTCATATCTGTTCTCGGGGATCATGATATGCCTAGGAGGCGTGGACTATACCCCCACAGCCTCTTTGATAATGTTAGGGTTTTGGGTTTAGGTTGCCTTGAGCACATGGATTTCAATGGTTTACTGGTAGCTGGAATATCTAATATTAGGGGGAGGGGGGTTGACCTCTTGAGGGAGGAGATAAGGAAGTTTGATAAAATATCCAGTGGATATAGGAAGTCCATATTAGTTATGCATCAAGCTATAGATAGATATCTCCCCTTCGAGGGGGCTTATGAGGTTAGGGAGGATGAGCTTCCGAGGGCAGCTTCATACTATGCTTTTGGACACATACACTCGAGAATCCTAGTTCGCTTTGGCGGAGGATTCCTAGCTTATGCAGGTTCAACGGAGATAAATAGTAAAAGTGATATCCCCTCTTGGCGCAAGGATGGTAAGGGCTTCTTCCTCGTAGACTTCGATGGTGATGAACCTAAAGTTCAGAAGGTTGATTTGAATGTTAGACCACAAATTGATTTGGAGCTGGAGGTAATGGATAGGGGTGGACTGAGTAATGCATTGAAGGCTTTAAATGAAAATTTGGCTTCCACATCAAAGCTTTCAAATAAGCTTCCAATAATTCATCTTAACATTAAATGTAGGGATGTGGAGAGGCAGAGTGTTATGGGTAAGATTAATGATGCCATTAAGGGTAGAATTCTAACGTCGAGGATAAGTTTTGTAGAGGAAGCATCGCTTCCATCAATAGCTGCAATTAAGGGTGGTATTGATCAGAGGGGGCTTATAGGTGAGATCCTAAAGAGGTATGGTTTAAGTGATGAGAAAATTATTGGATTAGCTTTAGAGCTTCAAGACCTCCTCGTAAATGATGAGGTGGATGAAGCCATAAATGTTGTGAGGAAGTTCTTTGGGGTTGATGTGTAA
- a CDS encoding winged helix-turn-helix domain-containing protein, with protein sequence MSVKAKILESLKTGPKTVEELVAATGAKPGIVKGQLTRLVKAGAVEKTPDGKYKAK encoded by the coding sequence ATGTCTGTAAAAGCAAAGATATTGGAGAGCTTAAAGACAGGTCCCAAGACGGTGGAGGAGCTAGTAGCAGCCACCGGTGCAAAGCCCGGAATAGTTAAGGGGCAATTAACAAGACTAGTAAAAGCAGGAGCCGTTGAGAAGACTCCAGACGGAAAATACAAGGCAAAATAA
- a CDS encoding rhomboid family intramembrane serine protease has protein sequence MVEHERSTRVLTTIILLNIIVYLMTSYENFFMETSDYWVNMFGFIPSLIGDIQNMYRIFTSMFIHADIFHIFFNMYFLYLFGKPVTRVIGGKKLPALYLFSGIVASIFHTAFSYTGGLISYIIPAVGASGAISGVLGAYLIMYPGTYLTMYSPYIFFPFPLRFRVRAEYYLIFWFATQVLYGYAKVAGTTAVFAHAGGFLAGIAILPIILSNVIGRGEEYEYRFDYTYTMPPPIEPRVRRGIGMASKIILTILIAILLAGSIYAVANPITGDIKAMMIQYSIDGDQYIDYTAVQLPGIESYIREVSTDETRILLSRLTSMNILYDPSKRGAELNINNVDLNVPVKISVGASTKTYTVKVHVEKLHAVYDYDGFIRHCEGTLSTQILVIQNYIIYVTSDMINYDFTITSQTINLGNIDEYMQIPASIISIAALIVILRKSQDLSLTVGQPREPRLPIPI, from the coding sequence ATGGTTGAGCATGAAAGAAGCACGAGAGTTCTAACTACCATAATACTTCTAAACATAATAGTATACTTGATGACCTCATATGAAAACTTCTTCATGGAGACAAGCGATTACTGGGTTAACATGTTTGGATTTATACCATCACTTATAGGGGACATTCAAAACATGTATAGAATTTTCACATCAATGTTCATACATGCAGACATATTCCACATATTCTTCAACATGTACTTCTTATACCTATTCGGTAAACCGGTAACTAGGGTTATTGGTGGGAAGAAGCTGCCGGCATTATATCTATTCTCGGGTATAGTGGCATCAATATTCCACACGGCCTTCAGCTACACAGGTGGATTAATATCATACATAATACCAGCAGTTGGAGCTTCAGGAGCTATAAGTGGAGTCCTTGGGGCATACTTGATAATGTATCCAGGAACATACTTGACCATGTACTCACCATACATCTTCTTCCCATTCCCATTGAGATTCAGAGTTAGAGCAGAATACTATCTAATATTCTGGTTTGCAACACAAGTATTATATGGATATGCAAAGGTTGCTGGAACGACAGCCGTATTTGCACATGCAGGTGGATTCTTAGCTGGAATAGCAATACTACCAATAATACTATCAAATGTCATTGGGAGGGGGGAGGAGTATGAATATAGATTTGACTATACATATACAATGCCACCACCCATTGAACCAAGAGTGAGAAGGGGGATTGGAATGGCATCAAAAATTATTCTAACAATCCTGATAGCAATCCTACTTGCTGGAAGCATATATGCAGTGGCAAACCCTATAACTGGAGATATAAAGGCTATGATGATACAATACAGTATAGATGGAGATCAATACATAGATTACACTGCAGTTCAACTACCAGGAATAGAATCATACATTAGGGAAGTCAGCACAGATGAGACGAGGATACTTCTAAGTAGACTCACAAGCATGAACATACTATATGACCCATCAAAGAGGGGGGCTGAGCTAAACATAAATAACGTAGATCTAAATGTCCCAGTAAAAATATCTGTAGGGGCCTCAACAAAGACGTATACTGTAAAAGTACATGTGGAAAAATTGCATGCAGTATACGATTATGATGGATTCATAAGGCACTGTGAAGGAACACTATCAACACAAATACTAGTGATACAAAACTACATAATCTACGTTACAAGTGACATGATAAACTACGATTTCACAATAACATCACAAACAATAAACCTTGGAAACATAGATGAATACATGCAAATACCAGCATCCATAATATCCATAGCGGCACTAATCGTCATATTAAGGAAGAGCCAAGACCTATCACTAACAGTAGGGCAACCCAGAGAGCCAAGGCTACCAATACCAATATGA
- a CDS encoding DNA double-strand break repair nuclease NurA: MPEFLDMYIKDLCLKANAFRSLYDIHGDRDLSGALGDYFDRYWVKFSFSRDSSMDFNVLAVDSSSRHLSTENGGLFYVARALGLTGSGNAYRRVDCGFDFCFTGDGSDFVGRVMEWLEHLTIIDALNSGFRGVILLDGSIYGRLSHVPLEFNLTSNKDFMIRYFDDLIKLMDLCMKFNVPLIGVSKGSASHFFRDFILGLLAVDVGVKLGLDALSIKNYIFKVFDDRKNAAKLLSGLPEDLKRVFMELIHRKPDFQLILRYAKSTGYTFPLLLNPPPRTIRAFKRAEMSPIEFLRSAFPYSSISGDFVDWASGVVSKLHDLPAIVSFHVLPSMGDTPMRVDVPAWFFGVDEKFVDFRWPEAVDVDVSPILKVLSAGYCGLDNYNVWLVSVDRMVKLGRRVFEDMYLSKFEEIVNARVTSRGYRRVRYP, translated from the coding sequence TTGCCTGAGTTTCTAGATATGTATATTAAGGATTTATGTTTGAAGGCCAATGCTTTTAGGAGTCTATATGATATTCATGGAGACCGTGATTTAAGTGGAGCTTTAGGGGACTATTTTGATAGGTATTGGGTTAAATTCAGTTTTTCCAGGGATTCAAGTATGGATTTCAATGTTTTGGCTGTGGATAGTAGTTCGAGGCATTTGAGTACTGAGAATGGGGGGCTCTTCTATGTGGCTAGGGCTTTGGGTTTAACTGGATCTGGGAATGCGTATCGTAGGGTTGATTGTGGATTTGATTTCTGTTTTACTGGTGATGGCAGTGATTTTGTTGGTAGAGTTATGGAGTGGTTGGAGCATTTGACAATCATAGATGCTTTGAATTCTGGTTTTAGGGGTGTTATTCTCCTTGATGGATCAATATATGGTAGGCTTTCACATGTACCATTGGAATTTAATTTAACAAGCAACAAGGATTTCATGATCAGATATTTTGATGATTTAATTAAGCTTATGGATTTATGTATGAAGTTTAATGTTCCATTGATTGGTGTTAGTAAGGGTAGTGCATCCCACTTCTTTAGAGACTTCATATTGGGATTGTTGGCTGTGGATGTTGGTGTTAAGCTTGGTTTAGATGCCCTTTCAATTAAGAATTATATTTTCAAAGTCTTTGATGATAGGAAGAATGCTGCAAAACTTTTAAGTGGGCTTCCAGAGGATTTGAAGAGGGTTTTCATGGAATTGATCCATAGGAAACCAGATTTCCAACTTATACTTAGATATGCCAAGTCCACTGGCTACACGTTTCCATTATTGCTCAATCCTCCACCTAGAACTATTAGGGCATTCAAGCGTGCTGAGATGAGTCCAATTGAATTCTTGAGGTCGGCTTTTCCCTACTCCTCAATTTCAGGGGATTTTGTTGATTGGGCTTCTGGAGTAGTTTCTAAGCTTCACGATCTTCCAGCCATAGTATCCTTCCACGTTCTTCCATCTATGGGGGATACTCCCATGAGGGTTGATGTTCCCGCATGGTTTTTCGGTGTTGATGAGAAATTCGTTGATTTTAGGTGGCCTGAAGCTGTTGACGTTGATGTTAGCCCCATACTCAAAGTTTTATCTGCTGGTTATTGTGGTTTAGATAACTATAATGTTTGGCTTGTGAGTGTTGATAGGATGGTTAAGCTTGGTAGGAGGGTTTTTGAGGATATGTATCTATCTAAATTTGAGGAGATTGTTAATGCTAGGGTGACTTCGAGGGGGTATAGGCGTGTCAGATATCCATGA
- a CDS encoding CoA-binding protein: MDALKALIEPKGIAVIGASRSPGKIGYTVLRNIIEYGFKGGIYPVNPNATEILGYKSYPSVLDIPGEVDVAIVVVPAPETPKVIEECGKKGVKVAVVITAGFSEVGNVELEEGIVKIAKNYGMRILGPNIFGYAYTPLNLNATFGPLEVAKGGIAFITQSGALGIALMGWTIMNEIGLSALFSIGNMADIDVVELSELLAEDPNTKVISIYLEGIKPGKGREFIDRMSRVTLKKPVVVIKAGVTERGMKAVASHTGSLAGADAMYEAAFKQSGIIRARTVEELFNIARAFAQQPLPKGENTVIITNGGGVGVLATDAAELSGVKLLEPSQQLMEKFKETMPWFGSPKNPVDLTGQAVVDNYIKALKVAVDSTEIDNIVILYCRTAILDPRDLAKSITEFYRENNVSKTTVTAWVGGIEVYEAIKYMNKNSIPAYPSPEEALYALSRMLWYKKYLSFRLRGVNVAK; this comes from the coding sequence ATGGATGCGCTTAAAGCTTTGATAGAGCCAAAAGGCATTGCAGTGATAGGTGCCAGTAGGAGTCCAGGTAAAATAGGTTATACTGTGTTGAGGAATATTATTGAGTATGGGTTTAAGGGTGGAATATACCCCGTAAATCCCAATGCAACAGAGATACTTGGCTACAAGTCTTATCCAAGTGTATTGGATATTCCTGGGGAAGTTGATGTGGCTATTGTAGTTGTACCTGCACCTGAAACTCCTAAAGTTATTGAGGAGTGCGGTAAGAAGGGTGTTAAAGTGGCTGTAGTTATAACTGCTGGCTTTTCGGAAGTTGGAAATGTGGAATTGGAGGAGGGAATCGTTAAGATAGCAAAGAATTATGGTATGAGAATACTTGGACCCAACATCTTTGGCTACGCCTACACACCACTCAATTTAAATGCCACCTTCGGCCCCCTTGAGGTGGCTAAGGGTGGTATAGCCTTCATCACGCAAAGTGGAGCTTTGGGGATAGCGTTAATGGGCTGGACAATAATGAATGAAATAGGCCTGTCAGCCCTCTTCAGTATTGGTAACATGGCTGATATAGATGTTGTGGAACTTTCGGAGCTGTTGGCTGAAGACCCCAATACGAAGGTGATATCAATATACTTGGAGGGGATAAAACCGGGTAAGGGTAGAGAGTTTATTGATAGGATGTCTCGTGTGACGTTAAAGAAACCTGTGGTTGTCATTAAGGCTGGGGTGACGGAGAGGGGTATGAAAGCTGTAGCCAGCCATACTGGTAGTCTTGCAGGTGCAGATGCAATGTATGAAGCTGCATTTAAACAGTCGGGGATAATTAGAGCTCGCACAGTGGAAGAGCTCTTCAACATAGCAAGGGCCTTTGCACAGCAACCGCTACCTAAAGGTGAAAACACCGTTATAATAACCAATGGTGGTGGTGTGGGTGTTCTTGCTACAGATGCCGCTGAGCTCAGTGGTGTTAAGCTTCTTGAGCCAAGTCAGCAATTAATGGAGAAGTTTAAGGAGACTATGCCATGGTTCGGCAGCCCCAAAAACCCCGTGGACTTAACTGGCCAAGCTGTTGTGGATAATTACATTAAAGCTTTAAAGGTAGCTGTAGATTCCACTGAAATAGATAATATTGTGATATTATATTGTAGAACGGCAATTCTGGATCCAAGGGATCTTGCAAAATCGATAACTGAGTTTTATAGGGAAAATAATGTATCTAAAACAACGGTAACGGCATGGGTTGGTGGGATTGAAGTGTATGAAGCTATAAAATACATGAATAAAAACAGTATACCAGCATATCCATCGCCTGAGGAAGCCCTCTATGCCTTAAGCAGAATGTTATGGTACAAAAAATATTTGAGTTTCCGTTTAAGGGGAGTGAATGTTGCTAAATAA
- the metG gene encoding methionine--tRNA ligase subunit beta encodes MSGVLDIEDFKKIDLRVGLVKNAEKVKGSEKLIKLIVDLGELGERQIIAGLGKWYTPEYFMGKYIVVVANLKPKKLMGLESQGMILATNTDPPVIVTAASEVKPGSKLI; translated from the coding sequence TTGAGTGGAGTTTTGGACATTGAAGATTTCAAGAAGATCGATCTTAGAGTCGGTCTAGTTAAAAACGCTGAGAAGGTTAAGGGCTCTGAAAAACTCATTAAGTTAATAGTGGATCTAGGAGAGCTAGGCGAAAGACAAATTATAGCAGGACTTGGAAAATGGTATACGCCAGAATACTTCATGGGAAAATATATTGTGGTGGTGGCAAACTTGAAACCAAAAAAACTTATGGGACTTGAAAGTCAAGGTATGATCTTAGCGACCAACACAGATCCACCAGTGATAGTTACAGCGGCATCAGAGGTTAAACCAGGTTCAAAGCTTATTTAG